Part of the Nicotiana sylvestris chromosome 2, ASM39365v2, whole genome shotgun sequence genome, CTTGGAACAGTGTTTTTGACTTTATTTTGTACCCTTCTCAGGTTGAATGTATTTTCTGTCTTTGTCCTTGTTTGTTTCCTCCAAAACTACAATATCCACAAACATGATAAAAAAACTAAATTCACATACTTTAATTTTGTTAGTGTTTTTTGTCAGTGCAGTAACTCTAATTATATTTGAACTGACAGGAATTCCAGTACGGTGCATAAATAGACCTGGTTCACAATTGCTGGGTGCAAATGGCCGAGATGATGGCCCAATAGTGAGTACTCATTTATGCATACTCTTCTATCTACTACATTTTGGGAGTGGCAGAATAGTTGTACATATATGTGCTGGCAAAACTCTCAATAACTATACGTTAATGTAGTTGTATTTCATGTTTGCTACTTGCGATTTCTTGGTTTTCTTATTGATATACATACAGAAAGGCTTTCGGTTTCCTGGATGCTTCTCTCAAGTTTATGTCTTGATGTTTTGACAGATCACACCATGCTCCAGAGATGGAATTAACAAAATTATATTATCAGGATGTGATGCTCGTGTCTTTTGCTTGGGGGTTAGACTTGTAAATCGCCGGACTTTCCAACAGGTAGTCAAATTTCCCCAATTACACATGTAACTTATTTGCATTTTAAGTATTCGGAGACGCTTGTAGTATTAGTTTGGAAAAATTTATTGTGTATAGTATCACTTTGTCTCATCTTGTTTTCTCTTTTACCGTATTGCCATTAGCTGCTTTGAGTGTTCTAAGAGTTGTGCACTATATCTGCAATAATGAGCAGTAACTGCTGTTATCTCTGAGATTCTCAAAGACTAGTCAGATGGCTACTTGACTCTTGAGAAAAGTTCAACTGGGGGTTGTGGAGTTCGGGTATATGTACTTGTAGTTGAGAATCTTTTGTAAAAGCTATCTTCTATTATTACTTTTATCTAGCTGCGGTTCGTAATATATTTCTGGTGGCTAGATCTAGCTTGACTAACAATAGACATGTATATGTGCCTTGGTCCTGTTGTAATGATCCTGTTATGGTGTCTGAAtaaaattttgttttctttctaggtTCTCAATTTGATCCCTAAGGAGGCAGATGGTGAGGTATTTGATGATGCTCTTGCTCGTGTTCGTCGTTGTGTTGGTGGTGGGACTGCCACTGAAAATGCTGACAGCGACAGTGACCTTGAAGTGGTTGCTGATTTTTTTCCAGTCAATCTTCGATGCCCTGTAAGCAAATGCCGACGTTGTATTCCTCTTTTACTTTCTGCCCCTTTTTGGTGTTTTTATCATGCTTAACTATTGTATGATCTCTTCTCCACTTTCTCTGTGGTGTTAGTCTCTTCTTCTCTGTATTCATTCTGTCTCTTTGCCAAAAGAAGAAACTGATTAATACTTAAATTGAGCATTCTCCAAATGAGTTTCACTATCTTCACCTAAGTAGCTGCTAAAATGCTATGGTTACATCACACATAAAGAATTCTTATTTATAGGATAGATTTTTatctcctccccccccccccccccccccgactcCCACTTTCCATTTTAGTTTGGTTTGAGATACTCAGCTCTGTTGCAAAATGGCAGTAGCTTACACCAGGAAGTCCCTTCATATGTGATCAGAGCAATTGTATAGCGCATCTTAAAGCATATTAGAGGGGTAGATGCAAAGTCTGGTATTTAATTGGAGAAGGGTAGAGAGCTGGACCTATCATCCACTAAGTTTCGAACTGTGCGCCAGCTGGCCCTTGGGGATTTCTCATTTatcacaaaagaaaaaaaaaaattcagcacGACTTCCACCtcctcctctttttttttttttttttttttttttttataaaattgagGTATTGAATAATTTGCTTTCATCttattgatttattttctttgatGGTTTCTTGCATGTTTACCACTTTTTTGACACAACACGGATCGCACTGTTTGACATTCTCGTCTGCATCTATTTACAGATGAGTGGTTCAAGAATGAAAGTCGCCGGAAGATTCAAACCTTGTGTGCATATGGGCTGCTTTGATCTTGAAGTCTTTGTTGAAATGAATCAAAGGTCGAGGAAGGCAAGCATCTAGGACCCTTATCAAAATTTCTATCAGCTTAATTCAGATAAAAATGTCTCTTGTATCTGCTGATATATTTAGTAACAAATGTTGTTCATATGATGTAGTGGCAATGCCCTATCTGTCTCAAGAACTACTCCCTGGAGCATGTGATTATAGACCCATATTTTAATCAGATCACTTCTCAGGTATGGGTAATTATTTCTTGTTATCATACATTGTTTTAACCTTGTTGATCTCATTTATTATTCACTTCCCAGGTATTTCTAGTGTTGCTTGTGATCTTAACTCTGTTAACCTCAATTCTTGTTtgtgtttctttttgttttggctTTTCGAGTGTAGCTGCGAACTTGCGGAGAAGAAGTGACTGAGATTGAAGTAAAACCTGATGGTTCTTGGCGTGCAAAGGCAGAATGCGACCGGAGGAATCTTGGGGATCTAGCGCGGTGGCATTTACCTGATGGGAATCTCATAGAATCTCAGGATATAGAGCCAAAAACCAAGCCTGGAATTCTTAAGCATGTTAAACAGGAAGGAGGCTCTGAAAGCCACAGTAGATTAAAAGTTGGGTTGAAGAAGAACAGAAATGGTTTGTGGGAAATTAGCAAACCTGAAGATATGCAGACATTGCCATACGAAAATAGTGTAAGAGAGAATTTTGAAAATCAGATTCAGGATATCATTGCCATGACCAGCAGTGCCACTGGTAGCGGCAAGGAAGGTGAAGATCTCAGTGTTAATCAGGATGGGGATGTTAACTTTGACAATTCTAACAATGGGTTTGAGCTTGAAACCATATCCCCAAATTTTGGCCCGAGATATGGTTTTAACGGCCGTAATCCCCCAGCACCCTCAGGAGATGCTGAAGTTATTGTCCTAAGCGATTCTGACGGAGAAAACGATCCAATTATCTCTTCTACATCTATTCATAGTAACAATCATGCTGATGCACCTATAGTCTCTTTTCCTGGTCGACCTAAAGGAATTTCAGATTCTTGCCATGACAACCATGCAGTTGTTAATGATGGGAATTCATGCCTGGGGCTGTTCAATGTAAACGATGATGAATTTGGGATGGATATGTGGCCTTTGCCTACTGTTAACCAGGGGGGCCCGAGCTTTCAGTTATTTGGTTCAGATACTGATGTCTCAGGTTCTTTAGTAGATATGCAGCATGGTTCTATTAACTGTCCAAGCTCTATCAACGGCTACTCATTAGCTGCTGATACTGGCGTTGGATCTTGTTCTCTTCTTCCTGAATCTTCTGTTGACCGTCTGAATGCTGAAATCAATGATGGTTTAGTTAATAATCCCCTATCATTTGGTGGTAATGATCCCTCACTTCAGATATTTCTTCCTACTAGACCATCGGATGCATCAGTTGAGGCTGATACGAGGCATCGGCCAGGTGTGAGAAATGGCGTTCATACTGAGGATTGGATTTCACTTAGTCTTGGCGCTGGTGGTGATTCTGCAGCTGCGAATGGGTTGAGCTCTGGGCAGCCGTCGCAAACCAAAAACTCTTCCTTGGACTCAGTGGCTGACACTGGTATTTCCCTGTTTATGGATATTTTGTTGGAGATAGAAAGAGAAAGTTGAGCAATGTCAACATTCACATGTATTTGTGCCTTTACATTGCGAGCTAGTACTTATAATTGCAACAAGCATGACTATGGTATTGACCATAATTATCGGTTACTGTGATTGCTCATGTTTGGACGCATATATGTGTTGAGAACTCATACGAGGCACATATACACGCCTAAAGTAGTTTTATGGAATTCTCATGCTATTATTACTTTTTGAAGTAAAATGTTTATGTGTGAGATACTAGATGCTGTCAGAAGTATTCTTCTTCTTTGTTCATCTATTTAAAGTTATCTGAACCTGTTTACTGATGCTACTCTCTATGCAGCTTCATTGCTTCTTGGTATGAATGACGGAGTATCAATGAAGAGCAGTAAAGAAAGACCAAATGGTCCAAGCAGCAGAGAAAGATCAGATGGTCCTTTTAATTTCCCTCGCCAACGTCGTTCTGTAAGACCCAGATTGTATCTAAGCATTGATTCCGACACTGAATAAGACGCAGATTCCACAGTTGGCGGAATAATGGTTGCTTCTACTGCAGAGCATGTGGACTCTACCACATGATATATTGTTTGTAAGATCTTCTCTGCAGCGACTCGGTGAATCCATCTTTTGGACTTGGAGATGTGCATGCATCTGCCATCAGTACTCTTCTAACTCCTATGCTGGAACTTAAGAGTTTCCTTGATTGGTGAGTGCTTACCTCTCCAAATTTGTATTCTGTGATCTGGACTCTGACCAGTGCCCGGTCGTATTTTTTCTATTCCATTTTGTAGGTGATACCTTGAAAGGTTACTCACCAACGAATTGTACATTTGGATAGCTTAGCTAATTCTTAGAAGTTTTGGTATCACCAGTTGGTAAATTACCACTGGATGTACAGTAGCAATTGAGAGGAGCCTTTTTATTCATTGAGAACCTCCTCTTGCCTCATTCAAGGGGCCAATAGCCTGTAAATCCTGTTACATAGTTCGACTAATTTTATagactaatattttttgaaacGTGTTACTCCTGTtgagttttattattattattattattattattattattattattattattattattatgggtGGAGGATTTTTTGACAGCCAGGTTGTGCCATAGGTGTACCAAGTGGACAGGAGGTTTGATCTCCTTCCAATTTTGGTACGATGGTAAAAATgatttgagttttgtttacttGGAACGTAAAACAGGAGCTTCTTGACAAGCTCTGTGTTCTTCCTACCCACACATCCCTTGGGGGTGAAAATATACTTATTTAGTGTACATCTTCTGTATTTATTTTCAAGGATAGATTAGTCCTATTTATGTATGTGTTGATCACTTAAATACCTCACTGTAGTTATTCTTGTAATTATTAAGCTTATTATTATTTAAGGATATCTGCCAAGATTCTATCCAATTTATAAAGCCAAACCATGTCACATTCAACGATACTTAATTTTCGCAagtgtgtgttttttttttttgaaaaatattgagAAATAACTGTTCTTGAACACACACGTAATCATATTTTcacaagttaaattaatacctttatatttttaaataaacaaataaataatcaaAAGCTGAGGATATAATCAATTTTAGGCTCTAGTGCAAAATTTCGAGTCTTTCCTTCAGTACTctattaattaaaaattatattcTCTTTCTCCTTCAATCACTGACTACGACTAACGACGTCGACAcctatttttgattgattttaatGGACTATGGTTACTTGTACTGGTTCTTCTGAGATCTCATGAATTTCACGAGCAGTGAACTCAGCTACAGTTGGCACTCTATTGTGTGAGGAGAATTCTATTTCTGGTAACTGATCCGTGGTAACTCTGTTGTTTGTTGACAACTTTGCACCTGCCCCCTCCTGCTGCTGCAGcctcttcttttccttcttatTTTTCACTTGTGCGTGCCATTGCTTTATGGCTTGCATTATGTGTTCTTCCAACAATGCTCTTTTGAAATGTGAACCCATCTAAAAGAAATGTTCTAAGTTAAAGGAACATTCTTTCTTTAAAGTTCAATTTTTGATCACTATAGTATAAAATATTCTTACATTATCAGGTTAAAATGACTTGCAACAAGAAGTAACTCTAATAGTAAGGTTAATGGAAAACTAGGCAGTAAGATAAAAAACTTGTTACAGTAT contains:
- the LOC104220927 gene encoding E3 SUMO-protein ligase SIZ1-like isoform X1; the encoded protein is MDLLTSCKDKLAHFRVKELKDVLTQLGLSKQGKKQDLVDRILAILSDERGEQPVSVMWAKKNSVGKEEVAKLVDGIYRKMQVSGATDLASKSQVVSDSSNVKLKEEIEDTYQMKIRCPCGSSLQTETMIQCEDRRCRTWQHVSCVVVPEKPMEGGVPPIPPETFYCELCRLSRADPFLVTMGNPLYPAKLAITSVPVDGTSPIQRIEKTFQLTRADRDLLLKQEYDVQVWCVLLNDKVQFRMQWPQYADLQVNGIPVRCINRPGSQLLGANGRDDGPIITPCSRDGINKIILSGCDARVFCLGVRLVNRRTFQQVLNLIPKEADGEVFDDALARVRRCVGGGTATENADSDSDLEVVADFFPVNLRCPMSGSRMKVAGRFKPCVHMGCFDLEVFVEMNQRSRKWQCPICLKNYSLEHVIIDPYFNQITSQLRTCGEEVTEIEVKPDGSWRAKAECDRRNLGDLARWHLPDGNLIESQDIEPKTKPGILKHVKQEGGSESHSRLKVGLKKNRNGLWEISKPEDMQTLPYENSVRENFENQIQDIIAMTSSATGSGKEGEDLSVNQDGDVNFDNSNNGFELETISPNFGPRYGFNGRNPPAPSGDAEVIVLSDSDGENDPIISSTSIHSNNHADAPIVSFPGRPKGISDSCHDNHAVVNDGNSCLGLFNVNDDEFGMDMWPLPTVNQGGPSFQLFGSDTDVSGSLVDMQHGSINCPSSINGYSLAADTGVGSCSLLPESSVDRLNAEINDGLVNNPLSFGGNDPSLQIFLPTRPSDASVEADTRHRPGVRNGVHTEDWISLSLGAGGDSAAANGLSSGQPSQTKNSSLDSVADTASLLLGMNDGVSMKSSKERPNGPSSRERSDGPFNFPRQRRSVRPRLYLSIDSDTE
- the LOC104220927 gene encoding E3 SUMO-protein ligase SIZ1-like isoform X2, which codes for MDLLTSCKDKLAHFRVKELKDVLTQLGLSKQGKKQDLVDRILAILSDERVSVMWAKKNSVGKEEVAKLVDGIYRKMQVSGATDLASKSQVVSDSSNVKLKEEIEDTYQMKIRCPCGSSLQTETMIQCEDRRCRTWQHVSCVVVPEKPMEGGVPPIPPETFYCELCRLSRADPFLVTMGNPLYPAKLAITSVPVDGTSPIQRIEKTFQLTRADRDLLLKQEYDVQVWCVLLNDKVQFRMQWPQYADLQVNGIPVRCINRPGSQLLGANGRDDGPIITPCSRDGINKIILSGCDARVFCLGVRLVNRRTFQQVLNLIPKEADGEVFDDALARVRRCVGGGTATENADSDSDLEVVADFFPVNLRCPMSGSRMKVAGRFKPCVHMGCFDLEVFVEMNQRSRKWQCPICLKNYSLEHVIIDPYFNQITSQLRTCGEEVTEIEVKPDGSWRAKAECDRRNLGDLARWHLPDGNLIESQDIEPKTKPGILKHVKQEGGSESHSRLKVGLKKNRNGLWEISKPEDMQTLPYENSVRENFENQIQDIIAMTSSATGSGKEGEDLSVNQDGDVNFDNSNNGFELETISPNFGPRYGFNGRNPPAPSGDAEVIVLSDSDGENDPIISSTSIHSNNHADAPIVSFPGRPKGISDSCHDNHAVVNDGNSCLGLFNVNDDEFGMDMWPLPTVNQGGPSFQLFGSDTDVSGSLVDMQHGSINCPSSINGYSLAADTGVGSCSLLPESSVDRLNAEINDGLVNNPLSFGGNDPSLQIFLPTRPSDASVEADTRHRPGVRNGVHTEDWISLSLGAGGDSAAANGLSSGQPSQTKNSSLDSVADTASLLLGMNDGVSMKSSKERPNGPSSRERSDGPFNFPRQRRSVRPRLYLSIDSDTE